Within Topomyia yanbarensis strain Yona2022 chromosome 2, ASM3024719v1, whole genome shotgun sequence, the genomic segment TTCTCTTTTTGAAGACGCTCAGCTTGAAACTGAACACGCATACAATACATTTCTTCTACAACGAACATACGAACGATTTTCCTCTCTATACGGAAGCTATCAAGTTCTTTAATCATCCGGAATCGATGGTACGCATTGCCGTTCGTACCATTACACTAAACGTGTACAAAGTGCAGAATCCAAATATGCTACAGTTTATTCGGGATAAAACGGCAGCTCCTTACTTTAGTAATTTAGTCTGGTTCATCGGAAAACACATACTAGAGCTTGATGCCTGTGTTCGGAATGACACAGAGTGAGTACAAAATTGGTTGCTCTTATAAATGTAAATTTAATTATTCAACGCTGTTTGCTCATTTCAGTCACCAATCTCAACACCGTCTAGCCAATCTTGTAGCTGAACATCTCGATCACTTACACTACCTAAACGACATTCTGTGTTTGGATATTCCCGATCTTAATGCTGTTCTCACGGAGCATTTGTTGCACAAGTTGTTGGTACCATTGTATATATTTTCCCTGACACCTAGCCCGCCTATCTCGATGGCCGTTGTAACTAGGAATCTTGCCGCCGTGCTGAACAAGGTGGTGGACATCGATATCAAAGAACTGAATAATCCACGTGTATCAAGCGTGGTAGCGCTGTTTCTGTTGTCTCTCGTTTTTCTTGTGATTACGCATCGGCCTTTGATCAACGCGCTCACCTGGGTCATTCTGAATGCAGACCATACCGTTTTTAAAGAAGGTGCTGCACAAATTCTAAACGCCTACATTGACAACCGAGAAGTTGTAGCGCTAGGATTTGGTCAACCCGTCGAAAGTTTGGAAGAGGCACTGGAAAGTTCAGTTGCATCATCCAGCTCGTACAACTATGATCCCAGTGCGGAAGATGCTAATAGCAGTAGCAGCACATCGACCGCCAATGAACCTCACGCATCGGGTattatgtttttcaattcaaagACTAGTATGATgataattattttctttttattttccgaAGACTCGCCGAGCCCACCAACCCTGTCGGATGAAATAGAAAAGGTGAACATCACAgatgaagaaaaagaaaaactacTCCTCATTGCATATCGAACTCCTGAATTTAACAGACCTTTCCTGGATATGGTCCTTTCATCATTGGACTGCACAGAGAACGATTATTTAGCCTTACTGGCTCTATGTTTGCTGTATGCACTGGCAAATAACAAAGGTAACGATGATTCGTATGTGCATAGCACTAGTGTTTCTGTAACTTAGATATGATGGCGCTAAACGATAATTTCATTTTCGCTTATTCACGCTACTCGCCCTGTTACGCATAACTGTCTGCTCAAATCCTGACTATGCACATTTTCGTGGAACTCAAACTTCTGGTATTAAAACGGTAGATGGTTGGTTGACTTCTCTTCTGTAATATACAATTAATATTGTCCttaaaaatatatagaaaattGTTACAAGATGCGCAAaatatacattttatttttttatttgtaggTGTTAATTCAGAGTGGCTTGAGATTGTTCTGAGCCGCTCTTCACCGAGTGGCTGCTCCAAGTATAATGTAATACTCTTAGAAAAACTACTCCAGATCATTACTCTCTCCAATCAACCATGTAAGTAGAACGTTTATGAGCTACTTCAATTTGCAAATTTATATTTTAACTAATCACGTAAACCTATCGCATAACTTCTACACTACATTGAATTCAAATTATACCTACCTCTTCCAGCCTGTCGTATTCGATTAGTTACAATCGAACTTACGTTGAAGTTGTTTTCTCAAATTGTTGGAATCGGCACGAGTAACATCAACATATGCGAGCAGCACAAACATTCAGTTTTTTCTGCGCGCAATCAGAGTATGACCGTTCTAAGGAACTTTTACAAATCGGAGGACATTTTTCTGGATTTATTTGAGGATGAGTAATATTTACTTTAATCATTGGTCGCTTAAGTGCTTCTATTAATAACGCAATTGTTTTATTCTAGGTACAACGAAATGGTAAAATCCACTCTGAATGTGGAATTTTTATGCAACGACTCAAATATTTTGCTACCACCTACTGGAACACCATTAACCGGGATCAGCTTCACTCGGCGATTACCCTGTGGAGAAGTAGAAAAGGCACGTCGCGCCATTCGTGTATTCTTTATGTTGCGAAGGATGTGCCAAAGTATTACCGGGGAGAAAGAAACTCAACTGCCACTGACAAACCTAAGCCAGTGTGTACAGGTGGAGAATGCACTGGATTTAAGTAAGTCGATTTGCACTAGTAGAAAAGATTGATTGGTGTAAAACAATTGTTAATTCCAGATAACAGCGACCTAATTGCATGCACGGTATTGATGCGTGATGGTACAAAATATCGTCGATTTCTCGTGATGGACATTCTGCAGCTCATCTTGGTCGAACCAGATAGTAAACGATTAGGATGGGGTGTTGCCAAATTTGTTGGATTCTTGCAGGACGTAGAAGTTAACGGAGATAAAGAAGACTCGAGAAGTTTGCATCTCACTATTCATCGAGGTGGTGCGACAAACAATCGAACACCAATACTTTCGGCAAAGTTCATGTTTGATGATCACATTCGTTGCATGGCGGCCAAACAAAGGCTCACAAAAGGTCGCAGTAAAGCGCGTCAGAAGAAAATGTTTCAAATTGCTCAACTCTTGGAGGTACCCGGACAAATGAACGACGCTTCTTTTCCGGCACTCAGAGGAACTAGTGGATCTTCTGTATCCGGTGCAATTTTAAGACCAGGAGCTGGACGTCAGCAGCGGGAACATCGCCCCTTGTTTTCAACAGCAAATCGTGTACCAGGTGTAGCAGCTGCTTTGAGAAGAGATAGCATGCCATCCGGAAGCGTGAGTAGGGTACAAATCAATTCCAGCCGTTCCATCGATGggtaattaaatatttttcaaccatCGACACATATTTACAATAATATTTCTTTATAGTGATGCTACCGGAGCACGCCGTAAGAACTCCAATCCTGCACGTCGAGAAAGCAGTCAGCCAATCGCAGTTACCTCAGCAAAACCACGCGATTCTTCCCATAATCGCTCGGGTACACCTCGGTCGCGAGAATCAAGCCCTCGTGTTCTTAGGCCACGATCGGAAGAAATTCCTCTAGAGGACTTCCGCCGTTCGCAGAACTCCAGCCCTGTCTCGCGTGGTTCATCAAACGCAGCTTCCCGCTCTCATACACCTTCGCGTCTAAGTCTCGAACCAACCGGTGTGTTATCCGCTGCAGGTAACAGCCAAACGAATGTAAACACAAGTATCATAGTAAAGGAGCATGCAGTTCCCACCATTGTAACTGTTGGTATGAATCCTGCAACCATCGCTATACCCGTGGAGGTGAGTCCCACTTCGGAGGAAACTTCATTCATAGCTAGCGAGGAGCGTCAGAAAAAAAGAGGCGCCATCGAAACCGTTTAACTGGGATGGTGTTTGTACTTCAGTGTTATTTAGTAGTTATTTTTTTCGGGactattcaaaattttaatcgttAGTGTCTACACGATTATTTTTAGGTGGAATAACAGGATCATATTTATGTTTcatataatagttaaaagttTGCTTCGAAAGTCCTGCATTCGGAACGGTGCGAGAAGAGTTGGGGAGTTTCTTCTCTAATCTTCTGGCCATCACATCACAtgatttggtattcttagtatgtataagAAACGTAAAGATGTAAAACAAGGTGCTAAATGCGCACAAAAATCCTGATGTCAATCCTATTTtccattggattgtctgctctaaagtTATCATGATGACGCTTGCTCGGAGATCGCATACCTGTCACTGTCGGGCTTTTATACTGTGACGAACAgggataagcacaccaccacccgTCGTCTTATGGCTGTTGAGGGCGTTGCGGTCACAGCAACAGACATCCAATGACGAATCAGTATGCGCTCGACATCGTTCGATACTCCTTTACAATGGCGATGATTAGAAAGAGGAAAAACAACGAAAAGGCTCGAGAAAACAAATGAAGGAGAAAAGTAAACAGAGGAGATAACAAAAATGGAACGATTTTCTTCTTCATGTCAATAATTGAGTAATATAAGATAATCCTAGCGCTTCGAAAACTGCGTTAATGAATTGCAAAAGGTCTGTTAGGAGGTATTAAAATATGCGGCATGGGCGGATCCCGCCTCTGTTCCGTCCAGTACATGGGTGTAGTGTGGATAGCGGTTTAGGCATATCtttgagtttcagctctctgtacataagttcatctatgtatggcgAACctaaaatccggatacgcaattgcattactacaaaacagttacatatcaaatgatattaaGTTCCGCGAACGGATTCggaaagatcacacgaataatactcagtatgctgaatagtagccatgtgataattgagtttgcaatgtccagtcagtaccCTGATGCAACTgtgctacactgaaaaaaaatccaaacattaattctatttgcttcaatacACTTAAAATCCATGGATCTATATGCATATGAATATAAtgcatatgaagaagaaatgctaatgttatcacgcgcacacataccttctatgtatcaactgtataaactatgtatgcacacacataagttatttgtgcgtattgttatagaatcgggttttatgtaccttatagttatgaaatgcgaatgtaagattaatatgtcttgtaaatacacacattaggataatgtgccagcaaatagtgtgtATCTGCCTcagctaattgcaaaaatcaatgtgtaaaatcaatagacacaacgttttaatttttttgagtgcagaaaaaatgtaacaaattctttgacattttcggactcaaatcaggcaaaaaaattgttcgaacgcaagtttgcaagctacgccaatggttgccATGTTTGGATGCAGCCCCAGAGCGAATTTTGTGCTTTAttcaacttatcgacagtggaaGAACGGACCAACGAATTTGGTCACAGCGCTTGTTCtacaagcgaatgagattggtttaatctcatttcatagacaccagcaccagctctTTCCTCAGTTTAACAAACTGCGCATTCTTCAACTAACCGCTCCATTCAGCCAGCCAGACAGTATTCTTAGCGAGGAGGATTTCTTATgctgaaagttttaaaaggaaaactacatgtgagtgtaaggtcactgggagcatgTATATACTCATTCATTTGGGGCAACAATCTTGTGTAGCTAGTTGCACGATATATACTCATTCTATAACTAATACCGTTCCAGAACACAGTAACTCTAAGACGGTATGCTCAAAAAGTGCTTTTTGTTTCAgtatagtggttttatgttcaagagtgcctctagaacAGCAGCAGGTGTTGTCGtaaacgcaccagtcatcgccgtcaagaccatcctctgaagatggtttaactttgattagaTTGTCACGACTTCTCCCTTCCACCACCACACAaagcacccgtatgccagtattggtctatcAATTGTTGCGTAGATACACTGAACTGTACTTGGGTTCGAGACCCCCAGATTTGCCGAAAATCATGCGAGCTgtcttgattctgaaatcgatgtggccgtccaattaagttttgaatcAAGAATTACCCAACGCACTTAACTTGATATGCGACAATGatttcagaatcaaagaactgcaacggaAGAGCTCCgtttgtaatccttcgttgcgtgaaaagcaccattgacgATGCCGCCTAGAACATAAATAGATCCGCATCTTGCGCAAGCCAGGGCAACATGTCAAATAAATATGGCGAAAGCTGATCATAATTGGCAGCATGTGTTTTTCTGGGTCAATGGTATGAAGTATCCCATCTTTTCTTTCTTCATTGACTAGGTCTTTATTCATACGTCAGAATTCTGCAAGGTTGAGGTGAACATAGCGTAGTTTATAAGTCGATTGTTCTGGGTTCGGTTAGATCTTACTCGTCAGAAAAAGAGGCCAATGATTGTAAAGCTTtataatacaaaaaaatcttcaacacATACTAAAATGTTTGTTTAGATCTGTATTATCTATAACGATTAATATAAAACTTAAAGGAGGTTTGGAAGTGATATTCTCTTATTAATAATAAAACCACGTTTCTTCACATCTTTGTAACCGGCTCTAAGTTCAACAATTTGAGTAAAGTGGATAAAACAGTATACACAGATTGCAACAGATGAATTCTTGCAAACATAGTTGATAGAAGATGCTCGCGATTTTCCTGTAAATTGAAAACAGTAGATAATTAATAATGTGACAAGAGATGAATTTGATTAAATGTGACGttcgttttgattttttatgtcATTAAGGGTTGcgtacaaagaaaaaaatatgcgaaaattgatgatcactacttattttaataaaaccagGTGTATAAGCTTGAATCCGctgttttttttgtcaaaaaataatttatttaaagtATTTTCCCTCGCTAGCTATACGTTTTTCCCATCTCTCGGGCAATTTGTGTATACCACTCCAAAAGAAGAGACAAACCACTCGTCAAGCCTTTTTTGGACGTCTTCGTACGAGTCGAAGTGCTGTTCTTCGAGCGCGTGACCCATTGATGAAAACAGATGATAATCGGAATGGACCAGGTCTAATGAATAAGCGGGTTGAGGTAGTACCTCCCAGTTGAGTGCCTCCAAGTAGTTTTGGACCGTATTTGACATGTGCGATGGGGGATTCTCATGTCTTTGTTCATAACCTGGCTTTTTTCACGCCTCCGCAAGAATTTGATGCGATTAGGAAgacgatttattcaaattaaagcATATGCTCTTTGTGGCACAAAATTAGACATGATTACACAAGGAAAATGTAAGTTATATGAAACCACTAATGATGTGCAATGATCAGTCTTCCCATATGCACATCGCACACAaggttcgctctggttctgtgctcatattaaacccacacttcgtgtacgaactcaaacacgctatttcgtacctaaGCACGTGTACATGTTCGCCTGTACAACCGAACCCCATATACGTACACGCTGTGCGTACACGTAGGTTCTAggcactagttttctctttctcactctcatcatcactagcgttgactgtttttgccttgtgcgaatcgttctcgtgtacgcacccggtgtacgtacacgaatgtttgaactagagtttgcacatcgttcgcttgggttcgatgttcgaggcgaacctgtacatcaagacgaagcatgtttaaggttgaacgcgtgcaacaaattttgtacacaggtacaggtcgatgttcatgggaaatCTGGCAATGATTGATGCAAAGAGGTGTCGAACTCACAAAAAACGTATGACGTTTCTATGGTAGCTAAATACGCTCACTAACGCCATCTCTGAGCAAACAGCGGATTTAAGCTTATACATCTGGTAGATGAGACACAACTAATTCCAAATTCGTGTATATTTTCTTTAGGAATagtttaaatttattgaattgaaaaCATGGACGCTGGTGGAGACGACGTACAAAAAGCAATCGCACCGGCTACGGGAAATAGGTTACCATTGACTTTCAACAAACTTATAGTAGGCATACTGTCTATAATCGCAAGTCGATCACATGCAAATAGGGAaccccatagaacatgggactgacatGCGGTTGTGAGCAGCATTTATCTCAATCCATAATTGTTGTTCCTAGTAGCTCAAAGCAAACAACCAGCATATCCAACGAAGTAGTAAACAACAAAGATGACGTTTATACTATAAGTAGTGACTCTGAAACGTGAAGCACACCACGACAGTGAAATCCAAAATAACAGTAAGGAGAACGACATAGGACGTGAGAGAGAGGATAAACGGAACGTAACTTTAATTTTCGTGCATTATTTTTGTAGATATAATCATGATTTGCGACACAGTTGTTATAAGAAAACCCAAAAACTCATCTCTCATGCTTGGGAATAAATTTTCACTAGTATTTAATCTATCCCCCGTATATTTGCGCATGTCTGTGACGCCATCACCGCATATGCGACAATAGTCCCACTTAAAAATATATTCTAAATGACCGTTAATGCTGCCAAAGAAATATGCTCGAATGTTATGTTTGTAAGCCTGTGTTTACGGATCACTGCTTCTAATAAACAAATACAAAATTCAAGTATTACTAATGCTACACTGAAGTTCATGTACTTACCGTTAAAATCCGTACACGCCGATAGTATTTGCTGAGGCATATTACTAACCCGGAAGTGAAGCTTAGTACAACATGAGGAGCAAACCTCATCAATTGTCCGTCTCCCAAGGCTTGTTTCACCATTGCTGGAAAGCCAGCGACATAGACCCAGAATAGTTGCCACTCGTCCTGAAATAAAACTTTAGATCAACAGAAAAGCAAGATAAATCGCTTACTAACCTCTTCTATGAGCAACGTAAAATCGATTTTCGAAATTGGCGGTAACTGTGGATAATAATTTGCATTCTGTTTCTCGTTATATGTGTTGAACAGGACTGATAGACGCGCATAGTTATACAGGATGAATGAGGCTCCTGAAAAGATAGATTTTTTGGTATGGAATTTCAATGTATGTTTGGTAAACAAGTATTCATACCTTTACTAGATTGATTTTTCTGTTTCTTCATATCAATTGGACTAGATACTTTCGACTCCAGCATATCCACAATAGCTGCAGAACGACCTAGACTAGCTATCGTCTGCTGAAACTGCCGATGATCTTTAACGCGAATCCCATATTTGTGCTGAGCTATAAGTTGCATGTCGTTGGCACGCTTACTGGAAATACGTTTTTGAGTTAAGTTGTTCGGGAACAAACAACCACAATTACCTTATATATTCCGTGGCAGTTATTCCGTATGTAGTAACTGAACCGCACAAAATTTCCAAATTATTGGATGATTGTTTGGAACGCTTATCAGTTATAATCATAGTTTGAGCACTATCATTCAACTCGTTGGATACGTTATAACCACCAAGCCTTAACAAACTATCTGCTACAGTTTTCACTGCTAATCTCCTAAAGTCAACCATTGATAGATTTTCTCGTTTTTCATCAACATCGCAAATTAAACATATTCGATCGTTTGTACGAACTGCACATGCAAAATTTCTATTTGcgtactgtaaaataaatgtCCGATAGACTGCTTCCCGGTTGAGGTACAAACTGATCGCAATCTTTGTGGCTTGTGCCTTCGTTATGGATATTGCCCACTCTTTACTTTCGCCGATCAAAGCATCTAGTTCGACAGCATCGACATCGCGGGATTCAGCTTGTTTTACTACGATATCGCCGGTTTCCGCTAGccgtttgttttgatattttatcaCATAACGTTTCAAGTATCCTTGCAAATAAGTTGTTACCTGTTGTTCAAATTTAGACAAAATGTCCATCTTATCTATATAGGTTTGTTAATAATGCAAATCCAAATTGAATTTAGAACTTTTGTATTCAGTTTTGAAATCAAACGGGTCAGACACAAATCTCTTTTCCtttcattgtttatttttatttgcttgCGTTACTACTGCTCTCAAATTAAATTTGAGAACGTGCACCACCATACGACGTTTTGGTGATTGACAAATTCACTGCTGTATGAAAGTAATTGCCTTCAAAGTATTTAGAACAAGTCAGATAAGAACTGAAGATAGCAGGAAAATTCGGAAGACTTTGAACCTTCGTTCGGTTACTTTCATCGCTCTGTGTTCACAAATCTAATTAACAGTCGAAAGTAGTTCAATCTTTGAAAGaatgtataaaattaaaaacGGTGGACTAAAATGATTTCGTTTGTAGCTTCATAGGTAAAAATAGTGTAATTTTCCGATAAAGAGTTATAAATTGCATTCATCATTGTGTAAACAAGTCCATTATGAATATTACTTTGAACCAAACGGTTTTATCGCTGGGAACTGTCCTAAAGACCACAGTACAACCGATAATAGAGACGGCAATTATTCCTGGCGACCGAaattcacactctggaaattcAGAAAGTCTTAGCTTTCTGTTTATTCCGCTAGCTGTGCTAATTACAGTGATGCTTCTTTCAGTAATGGTAAGCATTAAACTTTCAATTAATGGGTaaatataaacaattaaaacaaaaaCTTGCAGGTTTATTTGATGGCACGTAAAAAGGACAGGATTTTTTCCAAGCGTCCTCACGTACCAAGTTTTTCGTTTGATTCGTCCGACTTGGAGGATAACGATGATTTGGAAACGGAACACTTGCTTAAAGGCAAACTGCGTCTCGATGAGCCATATTTCAAAGGAGTTAATAGCTGCAAAACGTATACCGGGAGCAACGAATTGTATGCCTGAATGACGGAAATCTTTTTCGCTCCTTTCAATTTGCCATACTTTTGTTAAGTTTGTATATTTAAGGCGCTAGCTAGTATTATGAAACTATATGTATTCCCATCCCAGGCAAGCATACACCAAATAATAACATAATATTCTTGGTTTATTGTTATTCGttaaacaatttaatttttttttattaaaaaatactaTATGCTTTAGTGCTAATAAAAGCAATATCTCAACAGTACAATTATTTTGCTTGATCCGAACTCAACAGCCGTGCGGTAAGATcataaaagccaaaaaagatTGCACCTCCAAGGGTAATCCATAATACACGAGGTACGAAACCAGCAAAAACCCTGAGATAAAATAT encodes:
- the LOC131683585 gene encoding DALR anticodon-binding domain-containing protein 3; translated protein: MDILSKFEQQVTTYLQGYLKRYVIKYQNKRLAETGDIVVKQAESRDVDAVELDALIGESKEWAISITKAQATKIAISLYLNREAVYRTFILQYANRNFACAVRTNDRICLICDVDEKRENLSMVDFRRLAVKTVADSLLRLGGYNVSNELNDSAQTMIITDKRSKQSSNNLEILCGSVTTYGITATEYISKRANDMQLIAQHKYGIRVKDHRQFQQTIASLGRSAAIVDMLESKVSSPIDMKKQKNQSSKGASFILYNYARLSVLFNTYNEKQNANYYPQLPPISKIDFTLLIEEDEWQLFWVYVAGFPAMVKQALGDGQLMRFAPHVVLSFTSGLVICLSKYYRRVRILTENREHLLSTMFARIHLLQSVYTVLSTLLKLLNLEPVTKM
- the LOC131683584 gene encoding protein CLEC16A homolog isoform X2 — its product is MFRSRSWFGGGWNRPKNRLSLDHLKYLYSVLERNTTVSESNRGLLVESLRCIAEILIWGDQNDSSVFDFFLEKNMLSYFLHIMRQKSGGSSFVCVQLLQTLNILFENIRNETSLYYLLSNNLVNSIIVHKFDFSDEDVMGYYILFLKTLSLKLNTHTIHFFYNEHTNDFPLYTEAIKFFNHPESMVRIAVRTITLNVYKVQNPNMLQFIRDKTAAPYFSNLVWFIGKHILELDACVRNDTDHQSQHRLANLVAEHLDHLHYLNDILCLDIPDLNAVLTEHLLHKLLVPLYIFSLTPSPPISMAVVTRNLAAVLNKVVDIDIKELNNPRVSSVVALFLLSLVFLVITHRPLINALTWVILNADHTVFKEGAAQILNAYIDNREVVALGFGQPVESLEEALESSVASSSSYNYDPSAEDANSSSSTSTANEPHASDSPSPPTLSDEIEKVNITDEEKEKLLLIAYRTPEFNRPFLDMVLSSLDCTENDYLALLALCLLYALANNKGVNSEWLEIVLSRSSPSGCSKYNVILLEKLLQIITLSNQPSCRIRLVTIELTLKLFSQIVGIGTSNINICEQHKHSVFSARNQSMTVLRNFYKSEDIFLDLFEDEYNEMVKSTLNVEFLCNDSNILLPPTGTPLTGISFTRRLPCGEVEKARRAIRVFFMLRRMCQSITGEKETQLPLTNLSQCVQVENALDLNNSDLIACTVLMRDGTKYRRFLVMDILQLILVEPDSKRLGWGVAKFVGFLQDVEVNGDKEDSRSLHLTIHRGGATNNRTPILSAKFMFDDHIRCMAAKQRLTKGRSKARQKKMFQIAQLLEVPGQMNDASFPALRGTSGSSVSGAILRPGAGRQQREHRPLFSTANRVPGVAAALRRDSMPSGSVSRVQINSSRSIDGDATGARRKNSNPARRESSQPIAVTSAKPRDSSHNRSGTPRSRESSPRVLRPRSEEIPLEDFRRSQNSSPVSRGSSNAASRSHTPSRLSLEPTGVLSAAGNSQTNVNTSIIVKEHAVPTIVTVGMNPATIAIPVEVSPTSEETSFIASEERQKKRGAIETV
- the LOC131683588 gene encoding uncharacterized protein LOC131683588; this translates as MNITLNQTVLSLGTVLKTTVQPIIETAIIPGDRNSHSGNSESLSFLFIPLAVLITVMLLSVMVYLMARKKDRIFSKRPHVPSFSFDSSDLEDNDDLETEHLLKGKLRLDEPYFKGVNSCKTYTGSNELYA
- the LOC131683584 gene encoding protein CLEC16A homolog isoform X1, translated to MFRSRSWFGGGWNRPKNRLSLDHLKYLYSVLERNTTVSESNRGLLVESLRCIAEILIWGDQNDSSVFDFFLEKNMLSYFLHIMRQKSGGSSFVCVQLLQTLNILFENIRNETSLYYLLSNNLVNSIIVHKFDFSDEDVMGYYILFLKTLSLKLNTHTIHFFYNEHTNDFPLYTEAIKFFNHPESMVRIAVRTITLNVYKVQNPNMLQFIRDKTAAPYFSNLVWFIGKHILELDACVRNDTDHQSQHRLANLVAEHLDHLHYLNDILCLDIPDLNAVLTEHLLHKLLVPLYIFSLTPSPPISMAVVTRNLAAVLNKVVDIDIKELNNPRVSSVVALFLLSLVFLVITHRPLINALTWVILNADHTVFKEGAAQILNAYIDNREVVALGFGQPVESLEEALESSVASSSSYNYDPSAEDANSSSSTSTANEPHASGIMFFNSKTSMMIIIFFLFSEDSPSPPTLSDEIEKVNITDEEKEKLLLIAYRTPEFNRPFLDMVLSSLDCTENDYLALLALCLLYALANNKGVNSEWLEIVLSRSSPSGCSKYNVILLEKLLQIITLSNQPSCRIRLVTIELTLKLFSQIVGIGTSNINICEQHKHSVFSARNQSMTVLRNFYKSEDIFLDLFEDEYNEMVKSTLNVEFLCNDSNILLPPTGTPLTGISFTRRLPCGEVEKARRAIRVFFMLRRMCQSITGEKETQLPLTNLSQCVQVENALDLNNSDLIACTVLMRDGTKYRRFLVMDILQLILVEPDSKRLGWGVAKFVGFLQDVEVNGDKEDSRSLHLTIHRGGATNNRTPILSAKFMFDDHIRCMAAKQRLTKGRSKARQKKMFQIAQLLEVPGQMNDASFPALRGTSGSSVSGAILRPGAGRQQREHRPLFSTANRVPGVAAALRRDSMPSGSVSRVQINSSRSIDGDATGARRKNSNPARRESSQPIAVTSAKPRDSSHNRSGTPRSRESSPRVLRPRSEEIPLEDFRRSQNSSPVSRGSSNAASRSHTPSRLSLEPTGVLSAAGNSQTNVNTSIIVKEHAVPTIVTVGMNPATIAIPVEVSPTSEETSFIASEERQKKRGAIETV